In Phaseolus vulgaris cultivar G19833 chromosome 3, P. vulgaris v2.0, whole genome shotgun sequence, the sequence AGAGTGGTGTTAGTGAAGGTTGTTGGCCAATTCTCGTACGAATCCCCAACTATGATTCCCTCTTTCTAAGATACTTAGCTACCACATAGTTTGTTTGGTGGTCCAAATTAGTCTCTTACAAGCCACTATTACTATAATTTCTTTCTACCTTTACCCAACCAACCCctttatttctttattctttaACTTTCTCACCATTTTCTGACTACTcactatctttttttttaactttaaccaTTCATAAATCTTCAAGCACAACAAATACCTCTAACCATTCTCAACTTAAAATCCCGTTTCCCATCATCCTCACAAATTCAGTTAAATAGATATCATATTCTCAATTCAGAACACTTGCTCAACAGAAGTTGGTGCTTTCCAAAGTTTAGATGCAAGgaacaaaacaacaataaattatgtataaagaagattatgttttataattatattattttatactattAAGAAGTATACTCTAAGCCCAagtcaatcccataaaaccggctcataaggttGATGTTTGCATCCATCTATATACAACAAGTGTCCAATAAACACTTTTTAGAATAAtctttaaatgactctgatatcatattaaaaaagtgaattttaagcctaatcaaccccataaaaccggttcctgagattgaggtttgcacccacctatatacaatgaaatgttctcatctctagtcgatgcatattttttattatttttattctaagaaaaaaaaataactaattttattgatttttatataaaaaactatCTGCTGTTATAGACAACAAAAAGTGAACACTGTATGGGACTGTGTTTTTAATTCTACCTACATTAGGTTGATATTTTGCTTTGGCTTATCAATTAATGACGCATTACTTATAATTAATTCTTCCAAATTTAGGATCTAACTTTATATTTCAAGGACACCTATAAAGAGCTAAAAATAACAAGTGAAAaagtaatttaatatttttaaaaaatctcatACATGTATCATATTCTCTCGTCagtatttctttaaaattaatagaatatgtgaattatttattttcaagacaccatctcaaaattattttagagtGTGTGTAATATATACATTATgcttgtaaaaaataatttaaatgacACGTGTGTACATATTCTATTTCAAAAGGTAACTATCTTATTTTTTTCTGGCATTTTAATAGGAACCGGAATAGTTAATGATTGCTGAGGAAATTAGTTAGGAAGTTAGAAGTAATAAAACGTATACATAAAATTAAGAAGACCAAAATAATAAATTCGTTAATTTTTATTACTACTAccttaatgaaaatattttatggtAAACGTGGATAAATATTAACTCATAAAATAAACGCACcagattatataaaaaaaaagtgatataataataataataataataatgcaaTCGAGAATTAGTTATAGGTTTTGACCGCGAAACGAAATCCGACATACAATATACATTCCAGTGCGAACAACTAACGAACACTCATGAAGCAATGATGGAGACACGTGGCGTACGGAAAGAGGGAAATGAGCGAGAAAATTTCCGAAAATGGAAAATAACAGTAATTAAATTACCCGTCATGGATATCACGGTACACGTGTATCATGGAAGGGCGTCCACGTCACCAACCGGTGACTGTGAGTCGGTTGGTAACCTCAGCTGCAGTCACGTTATTGAGCTACGATACGATACGAAAAATAAAACGAACGGACCCATCTCCCCCGCaaaactttccttttcttttcactGAGAAACAAAAAGAGAGAAACAGAAGCGACGATAAATCCATCCAAACTCTCGTTTCGTTCATTCTTGCATTTTTCTGCGAAACCGCTGCTTCGTGATTTTGTGCCGTGAAGCTTAAGGCAAATCGTGACGTTACGTTAGCCTCTACCGAATGAGAATTTGTGGTTCTCGAATCAATCGCGAgcgatagggtgagtgaagcctGAATCTGAAGCTTCGCGGACGTTGGCTATGCTCCGCAGATTGTTCTTCCGCAAGCCTCCAGATGGCCTCCTCGAGATCTGCGACAGAGTTTACGGTACTTTCTCTGCTTTTCTCGTTCTCAATTTGTGAAAAATGTTTTAGCAATTGAAAATATATGATTCGAGGAACATTTGGTGTCTGTTTGATTGCTTGGAAATGCGGCAATGACGCGTGAATTGGATTTGAAAGGGAATAATTTGTTAAATGTGAAATGACTTTAACTTGATATCATCATTAGGAGTTGAGTTAGTGATTGTTGGAATTGACAATTAAGATTCTCCGTGAATGTAGTTTTTGATTGCTGCTTCACCACGGATGCTTGGAAAGAAGCGAATTATAAAGAGTACATGGATGGGATAGTTTGTCAACTCAAGGAGAACTTGCCTGATGCTTCGATTATGATTTTCAATTTTCGTGAGGAAGATACCAAGAGTCAGATGGCAAGTATCATGTCTGAGTATGACGTTACTATCATGGACTATCCTCGGCACTACGAAGGTGTTCCCGTGCTCAAAATGGAGCTCGTCCACCACTTTCTGAGGTCTGGTGAAAGCTGGCTCTCGCTTGGGCAACAAAATGTGTTGTTGATGCATTGTGAAAGTGGTGGTTGGCCTGTTTTGGCTTTCATGTTGGCTGCATTGTTGATTTATAGAAAGGTTTATACTGGGGAGAAGCGGACTCTCGATATGGTTTATAGGCAGGCTCCTCACGAGCTTCTGCATTTGTTGTCACCGTTGAATCCTATCCCTTCCCAACTGAGGTATCTGCTGTATGTTTCCAGGAGGAATGTGGCCTTAGATTGGCCTCCTCTGGACAGGGCACTTTTGCTGGACTGCATCATTCTCAGATTCTTCCCAAACTTCGACGATGAAGGTGGTTGTCATCCCATGTTTAGAATTTATGGACAGGATCCCTTTAATGCTgataaaaatccaaaaatgtTGTACTCAACGCCAAAGAGAAGCAAAAATGTCCGGGCCTATAAGCAGGTATGTGAATTTCCCTCATGCTCTTTAATGGATTGCTCTGGGTTCTTGTGCCTCCTGTTTTTTATATTACAATTTGTTTGTGTGTTATTTTGGAGCCTGTACTGTATAGGAGGCATGCACTGATTGCCTATATCATGAAAACTATTATCCtgaaattaattgtttttagcaGATAAAAAGACTTTGGCGTTACTGTTATTTTGCCAAAAAATGCCGAAATAAATCTGTAGCTGTTCTTGAGATTACTTCCAATCTCATAAATTGTGGCAAAAAGGCCATTTAGACTTGTAGAATATTTGTAAATTGTGCTGTACacttttcatataatttaaactttaaatagTTATAAACCACTAAATTGCAgctcaaacttgtttttctaGTTATCAACCTGAGCTTTAATAATTAAGTTTTGGCAACAACCTTGACATATGATTGTAGTGATACTGATGAACAACATTGGTTATTCATTCCTCCTTGACAAATATGGGAGCTACATTTAAGATAAGTCTTGGTTTTTATCAAGAGGTTGCACTTGGCACCGATAATCCCAAAAATATAAGAGGAAAAAGGGGGGGCATACttaaaagaagaaaggagaaataTGTTTGTAAAATCTATGTTCAGCATTTAAGAGATCCTAGTAATATTTCAATACACCTTATGCATATAGGCCTTACAAGATTGAGTTCAGAACTGGCTTGTgctctttaaattttaataaatattttcgtTTGCAAAAGTTTTGCTGTTCTAATAGATATTGTATATCAATTCATTTATTCTATCCAGCGAGTTGAATCTAGAATCTGATATAATAACTTATGTAATTATTGTACAATTTATTGTTATTGTGTTGCAGGGAGAGAGTGAGcttattaaaattgatatcaATTGCCATATTCAAGGTGATATTGTCCTTGAGACAATTAACTTGAATGGTGACCTGGAGCGTGAAAGGATGATGTTTCGAATCATGTTTAACACAGCCTTTGTTAGATCAAATATTATGATGCTTAACCGGGATGAAATTGACATTTTATGGGATGCTGAAGACCACTTTCCAAAAGATTTTAGAGTTGAGGTACAACTTGTTTTCAAAAATAATCATGATGCTTTTGATTGTACATTCTAACGGTGAATTTATTTTTGTGGTTTATGTTTGTATTAAGATCCTTTTCTCAGAGATGGATGCTGCAGTAGTTATTGCCGATAGGACCTCATGCTTTGAGGAGAAGGAAGGACTACCAATGGAAGCATTTGCCAAGGTTCAAGAAATCTTTAGCCATGTAGACTGGATGAACCCCAAGGCAGATGCTGCACTAAATGCTCTCCAACTGATAAGCGCTTCAACTATGAATGATAGGTTGGATGAAAAAGGTCCTAGAACGCCTCAAGGAAATTTGAGTGAAGAGGTACAATCTTCATTTTCACCCAAGACATCCCCAGATAATGATATGAGTAGAAAAGAGGACAAGACCAACAAGGTAGAGGGTATTCCGCAGCAACCTAGTACACCTAACAATATTTGTCAACAGTCAACCAGATTTTCTAAAAAGACCTTGGAATCCAATAAATGTCCAACAGGACCTACAAATCTTGATATAAAACTGCAGGCGCCTCATCCTGCCTTATCTTCTACCGATACTTCTTTTTCCCCTCGAACACCTCCTTTAAGGCCTCAATCCACTAGTGCTAAAGAAGCTCACGATTCTCCTCGCCAAACAGAATCGCCCCCTTCTTATGTTTTGCCTTTGCAATCAAAACACCAATCACAAGACAGAAGTCATTCATCTATTTCTGTCCCTACACCTGACACCCAATCGTCATCTACTTTTCATAGCAAGTCACCGGCCGACACCATTTCCTATCCTTCAGCTTCAACAACTACTTCAACTCAATCATCTCCGTCATTTTCTTCAAAAAATGTGGATGAGATTCCTCCTATTAAAACAAGAATAGAGTCTTTCCCTTCACGACCTCCAACTCCGCCTCCTCCTCCCACTCCGCCTCCTCCTCCCACTCCGCCACTAAATGATCATAGACGAGTTCGAGCTagaccaccaccaccaccacctcctcctccaaagaAAGAACTACATGTTAAAGCTGGACGCCATCCTTCTCCTTCATCACATAGGAATGTGGAGCCACAGGTTAGAGATGGACCCTCTCCTCCCCTTTCTCTAAAAGAGGAGCAACCTACTAGGTTTGAACCTCCTCCACCTCCTTGTCTCTCTGGGCTAGTTGCAGGTTCTACTATAGTACCACCTCCACCTCCACTTTCAAGTGAAGTACATTACTCAAATCACACTAATTCATCGTTACAAAAATCTTTAGCTCCTCCCCCTCCTCCTGGGGCACCTGCTCCTCCCCCGCCTCCCCCTCCTCCTGGGGCACCTGCTCCTCCGCCTCCTCCTGGAGCATCTGCTCCTCCCCCGCCTCCTGGAGCACCTGCTCCTCCACCTCCACCTGGAGCACCTgctgctccacctcctccatTGCCCTTTGGTAAAGGAGGTCTAAAACCTCCAGGATCTCTTTCTGGGAACGGTGATGTGTCAAGCACAACAGGACCTCGATCTAGTTCACCAACCAACTTAAAGGGACGAATTTTATCACGAACAATTAACTCAAAGAATAACACAAAAAAGTTGAAGCCACTTCATTGGTTGAAACTATCTAGAGCAGTGCAAGGAAGTTTGTGGGCTGAGACACAGAAGTCTGGCGAAGCTTCCAAGTAATGTTGATTGGCTATTGTATTTGATTTCTTAGGACAGATCATTCTTCTATTATTATCGTGTCTCACCTGCCTTTCCTTTTATTATCTTAATGTAGGGCCCCAGAGATTGATATGTCAGAGCTTGAGCATCTCTTCTCAGCGGCAGCCCCAAGTTCAAGTATTGCCAAAAAGTCAAATGTCCAAAGCTCAACTGGGCCTAAATCAGAAAAAGTGCAACTGGTAATTATTCAGTTTGGAGTACCACTAAGATTGCTTATGGATATTTACATAATCTAGTTGCTTACATTTGAGTGTGATGGGAAAATGCAAGAAATAATTACTAGGAAAATGCGATATTTCCTAGTACTTATAACCGGGGGTTGTCATTTTATGTTGGTTCTATGCAGCCATAAAGTTGTAAATGGTGTCATCTATCAGCTTTTCAGTGAAGGAAACCTTTAGAGTTGACAAACTGAAGAATCAAAGTTAATGTTCACAAAAttacttttgaatttttttagaatgataCTGTTACATCATCAACCATCTTAAACCACTAGTATATGTGGTAGTTTCTCCCTTTCACATATTTACAACTATAAGAGTTCATTTGAATGGTGCAATGTtgaaataatgagtgtttacTACTTATCTGTGTGACGTAGTTCCTAAAGTAGgttctatttatattttttttctcaataacATATAGTTTGTAGTCACAGCAAAATGATAATccttttgattttgatttagatTGATTTTATAACTCCTTGCAGATTGAGCATAGGCGAGCATATAACTGTGAAATCATGCTTTCACAAGTGAAAGTGCCGGTGCATGATTTAATGGTAAGATTGACATTTACGTTTATGGTCTTATAATGTGGGAAACAAAATCAAAtgctatttttaaataatattgagTCCTAATTAATAAGAGAACTATGATTTGATTGACAATTGAATTGTAGCTTTGttcttttgatattttataGCTTTGTTCTTTTGATTAAGAGTCTTCCTAGAATTTATTAGTGATTTGTTTTCATTGGAAACTATGAATGTTGACACAATTTTTATAGCATAACTATAAAGAGGACTGTAAACTCCTTCTCATTCTGTTCTTGTTTttcattattgttttttttttcttcagctAAACTGTATTACCTCTTTATTGGAAATTGGTTTTCGGTTCTCTTTGAAATAAACAAAGATCTGAATGTTTTAACATAAATACTTTTTTCAAACTTGTATTTCTGTAGCATAATGCGGGCATGctgtttttttttgtgttttcagAATATGATTATCATTAAAAGATATTCTAAAACTTTTATAATGATTTTGTAAGTTTTACGAAGCATAATTTTTGGTGCATTtgttagaaattaaaaatagtaaatttttGGTGCATTTGTTAGAAATAAAAATCTATCATAGAATCTTTGTTTTTCGAGCTTACACTAAATGAGGCTtgacattaataaattaattggaATGACTATTTTTATTGTGGGAAAGATGTATGAAATAATTATTCTGTGCCGTGATTCTGGAAGATATAAAGTGAATGAGAAGTCTCGTTGGTTTTATATGAAACATCTGTAGAACTTTTAACTATTTCCTTAAACCATTTTCTGTGttatattcaataataatgGTTTGTTTGAAATGTTCACAGAGCTCTGTGCTAGCACTGGAAGAGTCAACACTGGACACTGATCAGGTTGAGAACCTCATAAAGTTCTGTCCAACAAAAGAGGAGATGGAATTACTCAAGGTTGGGAGATTGATTATGGTTAAAAATTATGCTACGTTCAACTTATAGTGAGTCTCCTCTTTCTTTTCCAAAATTTCACAACTCCATTTATTCTGACACAGGGTTATAATGGGGAGAAGGAGAAGTTAGGAAGATGTGAACAGGTATATAGGGTTTCACGACTTTTGGTTTAGTGCCTGTATTTTGGATCTCTTCTGTTAGTGCAAGATTTATGAAAATTGAAATTATCGCATTGCTTGTACAGTTTTAACTGTAATGAATGGCTTATCTTCAATGGTGGAAATTGCATTTCTACCTTCTATTGGCATGAATCTGaattatatattcataaattCTTCATTACAGTTCTTAATGGAATTGATGAAAGTACCACGAGTGGAATCCAAGCTCAGAGTTTTTTCATTCAAGATTCAATTTCGCTCTCAGGTTGATATATTACTACTATCTTTACTACAAAAAAAATGGACTTGAACTTATTACCATTTTGACCATCTTAATACTTTTGTGTAGGTTTCTGACCTAAGAAAGAGCCTGAGTGTTGTGAATGCTGCTTCAGAAGAGGCATGATTATTCCTTTTTACTTAAACCTCCTTTTGCAACATGGTTCCTCTCTCTTattttttgtgattttgtttcttttttcagATCAGGAATTCGGTAAAACTGAAGAGAATTATGCAAACAATACTTTCTTTAGGAAATGCTTTGAACCAAGGAACTGCCAGGGGTATGTTTAAACAAATATACATATCAGATATATGCAACACGAACCATTCAAGTTTATGACAAAGAAAAGTACCATAAGTTTTAGAAAATATCTGTAATTTATGGCCTTTGTGCATGGTACTAGATCACTAGACACACTGCATTTAGTGTGATTTTGTATGTGTTAGTATCccttatttgttttctttaccCTTTGTATTTTACTTTATTGTTCCCCCTCACCAGGTTGTGATAGTAAACTGTGAACGTTTTTTTTACTTGGAGGGCAAGCTATTGTTCCTCTCtttattatacaatttaaaacaaaaaaatccaTCAGTATTCTGAACCCTTTATTCCTTGACACTTCAGatataaattatttctttattaatcatccatatttttcattttaatttggaGAACAACATGCGCCCCGATGTTATTATTGTTACTAAATCAATCTCACCTGTGAACGTCAATTAAGATTGGTTTAGTGAAAACTAAACCAAATTAGATGAATGCATTTGTTTTGGCTCTCCTTGGATATAAGCTGATACAGTGTGTATCTGAGGTACCTGGAATCAGAGAATGAAAATGGAAGAATTGACAGACAAGAAGACAAGTTTCTAGAGAGCAGAGCTCTCCTAAGCAAGAGAGGAATCTCTCTGATCCAAATATCCACCCTAACGAATCCCAAGAATGATCCCAACATTCTTACAAAGGGAAAATATAACCAACCCCACTCCCCCCTTACAGAATCATCCACTTCCCAAATACCCCTcctttactaataaaaaaattacccCTAAACAGAAATACCACTAGACAATCAATCCTGCTTCTTATTCTTGTGCCTACGACTATAGATTTGAATGGGCTTATTCCACCTGAAGGGATGTTTCTATCATAAGCACCATTCTGAAACATTAATTATGGTTAGGGGGATAGAATATTCATTACtctaaataaaatcaaaataaatcaaGGGGATTGTAAAGCTGGTTATTTTGTAgtcattttgaaaatttgtaatgtttataatacttcattaataaaatttagatAGACATATGATGAATGAGTTCGAGAGCAATCAATATCTTTTTTCTAGACATATGTgctgaaaacaaaataattcacatttacataattttttactaGTGCTTTAGATTTTTACTTatcattatttatttcattttgtcAATCTCCTATGTTTATATTCTCCAATCTTCTTTTAGGTTCTGCTATTGGATTCAGATTAGATAGCCTTCTGAAACTAACCGAGACACGTGCAAGAGACAAGAAGATGACTCTCATGCATTATCTTTGTAAGGTACATGTAGCTATTTATTcccttttgttttcatttttttttattttgcaaaaTGTTTACGAGTTTCTTCTGTGCCATGGAGTGACTTGTAATATTAAGTTGGGGGGAGATTGTTCTTTTTTTCATCTTCTGATATTAAGATCATCGTAATTTTCCATATCTGATGCATTAATCTCATACTGTGCGTACACATACATAGGTGCTAGTTGACAAACTACCGGAAGTCTTAGACTTCTCCAAGGATCTTTCTAACCTAGATCCGGCAACAAAGGTTCTGGACTTCTCAGAGACTCTTCTGCTCAATATATTGATAACTATTGTACTAACACTGACTTGAATAATTTTGCATAGATCCAATTGAAGTTTTTGGCTGAGGAGATGCAAACTATTAACAAAGGATTAGAAAAAGTAGTGCAGGAACTATCAACCGCTGAAAATGATGGGCCTATATCAGAAACTTTCCGCAAGGTATAAGCATCATGCCTTTACTTCTACTATAGTTGATTCACCAACTCTTGTGTTTCCTTTTTTCAATTTGCCCTTGTTCATTTTCACTTCTCCAAGTTTCATATTTCCACaccaaaaagaaaattatttcacTTATTGGTGAACTGTGTATATATCTACATTAATTAAAGTCAATAGAGTTTGCTATCATCTCACTAAAAGAAGACCATATTCTTGGAGTCCCCATTCTGTGGAGGCAGACTTTTTGAGGCTTGTCTGCAAAACTAGTCAAAATGGAAATTTTACTAAAAGGGGACTGGAAATCCTAAATCGAGAGATTGTCAATACAGATTATTATAAACAATAACGTAAATATGAAAATTGTCTTTTAATCTCTACAAACACAATCTTAAATTGACAATCTGAAAGGTTAGATCCAACTAACTAGTCACAAAATTATAACTTCAGCTAAATTACTAACTAATTAACAACTCCAAATACAAAACACCAAGATTTTGACATTGAACCTAAACAGTCAAACACGAACCTCTTTAGCTTTAGAGACGTTTTCAGCACCAAAACAGACATCAATCAAGACCAAAACTGCACCAAAACCAATAACCCagtagaaaaacaaaagaacctCCTTCATCATCAAATGCTACGAGATGAAGAAGCagaagcaccttcaaacaaaaggcagaacaagaagaagaaggaacAACAGAACAAGCACCCCGTGCAAGGAAAGCAGACAAAAAAGAGATTGGGGCTTCAGATGTCATAGGTTGTTTAGCTCGCCTGATCTTTCCATTTTTATGAATAACGTCGTGATCCTATCTGATCCAACCAAAATGGATTCTATCATATAATTGGGATCACAGAAGCCGGAAAAAAATTGTAAGATTGTGCGACCTTATTATCAAGATAGTAATTATAGCTATCGTGCCTGTCTGTGATTGATCTAATGTGAGAGTTTGTAAGTTATGACTTTAGGAGAACGCAACAAAGATTAAAATTGTGAAGTCCTCTTCTGTTTACTAAATGTTGTGATAAAATTATATGCATTGTCAGgctttaactttgtttttaacCACAGAAATTGAAAGAATTCCTCGGTTCTGCTGAAGCTGAAGTCCGCTCATTGGCTTCACTATATTCTAGCGTGGTAAGCTTTCTACAATAtattatatcttttaaaacctTATAAAGGTTTGCTTTACTTTAAGAGTGTATGTTTACAGGGCAGGAGCGTGGATGCATTGATTCTCTATTTTGGTGAAGATCCATCTCGTTGCCCATTTGAACAAGGTGTGTGACTGAAATTTGGTACTTTTCTTGATAGCTAATTTAAGTGAGCACCCTCTGACTGGCTTATGcttcttattatatttttagctTTGTACTTCACTAATATTGTACCTTCCTTAAAGTAAGTGCACGGATTCTTCACTTGGTTGCATATATGTGagtgttaatattttataataactgACTTTGTTTTTAGTTTCGCAACTTAAAACTGATAGTTTCGTTTTATGCAAATTTTAAGACTATTCTTGAACGGTATGCAAGGCTTTACTGTGATCCCTTTTATGGGAAGAATGAGTGCACCCCAACTTGTGTAATAATGTTGATGCCCCTACTTGTTTTTCTATACTGCTTATTcttgtaattattttgaattttctgcAGTCGCATCAACTTTGCTCAACTTTACCAGGATGTTCAACAAAGCCCATGAAGAAAACTGCAAGCAGCTAGAACTTGAAATGAAGAAAActgaaaatgagaaaaagaaatgtgAATCAGAAAGAATTTTACCTACAGCTATCCGGACTGGCAATGTCAAATAGACTCTACTAGCTTTGAGAATTAGTAATACTCTAACATGACAAGGAATTTGACTGGACAAAACCGGGTCTGGTGTATGGTGTTTTTGAGAAGCGTGTATAGTGAGTGGACACAGTTAGTGGTAGCTGTCATTGATAACCAAAACGAAGAGAACTGCATTGCACTGCATGTTAGGTAACATTTTGAACCCATTGCTCTCTTTACATCTTTTTCTGAATATTAATCTCCTTCCTTCCTCACAgtaattattctattttaaacAATTGTGAGTTATAGCAGAAATGGTGTAGTTTGCACGAGTTGTGTTATTTCCCAGTCAACCTGTATATATCTTCCTCTTCCCTCCTTTACTCGGAAACTGTATGATTGTATCTTGTAAGTATTTGCTGCAAACCTGGGATTCgttattaattttttctctcttcctcAGGCTTGGTTCTCTGTTAGCAACATTGATTTCACATCTGTAATGCAATGCTTGATTTCTTCTTGTATAGCTTatatttgatgttttttttcttccaaattaATTATCATCTTAGGAGGCCCcaaaaacaattgaaatttCCTGCTCCGTATTATCGAATATGTAGTCCCCATAACACTATGCTTTAGTTGGAGATTGTTATGGCTCACACGATCAAGATCGCATATATTTAATACAAGAGTCTGAAAAATTCAGTTGGAATAGTGCTTTGTTGTCATTACTACTTACATTTGTTGAAATGATAGTATCATGTAAAGGCGCAGGTTTAATCACTTTGGTTGAAACGCAAGTAGATTGAAGTTGAGTTTGATAAAGAAATAAGGagaattatattttgatatcttACTCCACTTTACACCCCACCccgaaaaaatattaatatttataataaaaaaatttaaaaataaaaaaatgtttttaatgaaaatataggtaaaatattaaaataattttcaaaattaaataaattaaaatattaatatttagtggtGTGTGAAAAAaccatttttcaaaatttccagTTTTTAAAGGCAACAAGTCTCTcagtagaaaaaaaatcaaataatgttattttaattctaaaaatgTTTTACTTGATGCTGGTTTCATTGGATTAGTGCTACGTACGTAACAGAgcgtaactttttttttttctaaaaacattttttcttcaTTGACTCTTTCTTTTCATCTCCTACTTCCTTCCTGCACCTGTATAGCTATGGAAAAGGttcaaattgtttttgaaaatacTCTGTATTggtaatttaaaaatacattttaaattatgtaatttaaattcAGAAGTGTATTTCAAAcgacaaaatttaaaatcatattcaaaattaaacagtataaaatacattttttaatttagaaatatattttaaaatatataatttgaaaacataTTATGAATTAAGCTGTAAAGACATTTTTGGCTGTACTGTTTagaattcatttttaaattaatataaaatatattctcaaatctaaaaatgtattttatattatataatttaaagatatgattttcaaattttgaaaataaattacgaattgtttgatataaaaattcgaaacatatttttaaattgaaagtatatcttaaattatataatttaaaatacgcTTTTAAATTTCGTAATCTCTACGCTATTTTTGTGTATGAAAGTTTAACAAGCatgttttcttttgttcttcGTCCTACTTCATATATTGTACTAGATGAGAATTATTAGTATCTTTGTTATGTTTGAGCTGTCATCTTAGAAACAGGTGGAGTTTATCTTAGAAGTTTGTTTTGTCTTGAGGAACTGCCACAATCTAGAAGAAAATTATAAGTTGAATATATTCTTGAAAATAATTCTATCAGATGTTTTTGGTTAGAGTTTCTTTCGGTTAATTTGGTTTTCCTAATCTTAACGCATAAGACAATGGGTCAAAAAGgtttacaaaat encodes:
- the LOC137807448 gene encoding formin-like protein 13 isoform X2, with translation MLRRLFFRKPPDGLLEICDRVYVFDCCFTTDAWKEANYKEYMDGIVCQLKENLPDASIMIFNFREEDTKSQMASIMSEYDVTIMDYPRHYEGVPVLKMELVHHFLRSGESWLSLGQQNVLLMHCESGGWPVLAFMLAALLIYRKVYTGEKRTLDMVYRQAPHELLHLLSPLNPIPSQLRYLLYVSRRNVALDWPPLDRALLLDCIILRFFPNFDDEGGCHPMFRIYGQDPFNADKNPKMLYSTPKRSKNVRAYKQGESELIKIDINCHIQGDIVLETINLNGDLERERMMFRIMFNTAFVRSNIMMLNRDEIDILWDAEDHFPKDFRVEILFSEMDAAVVIADRTSCFEEKEGLPMEAFAKVQEIFSHVDWMNPKADAALNALQLISASTMNDRLDEKGPRTPQGNLSEEVQSSFSPKTSPDNDMSRKEDKTNKVEGIPQQPSTPNNICQQSTRFSKKTLESNKCPTGPTNLDIKLQAPHPALSSTDTSFSPRTPPLRPQSTSAKEAHDSPRQTESPPSYVLPLQSKHQSQDRSHSSISVPTPDTQSSSTFHSKSPADTISYPSASTTTSTQSSPSFSSKNVDEIPPIKTRIESFPSRPPTPPPPPTPPPPPTPPLNDHRRVRARPPPPPPPPPKKELHVKAGRHPSPSSHRNVEPQVRDGPSPPLSLKEEQPTRFEPPPPPCLSGLVAGSTIVPPPPPLSSEVHYSNHTNSSLQKSLAPPPPPGAPAPPPPPPPPGAPAPPPPPGASAPPPPPGAPAPPPPPGAPAAPPPPLPFGKGGLKPPGSLSGNGDVSSTTGPRSSSPTNLKGRILSRTINSKNNTKKLKPLHWLKLSRAVQGSLWAETQKSGEASKAPEIDMSELEHLFSAAAPSSSIAKKSNVQSSTGPKSEKVQLIEHRRAYNCEIMLSQVKVPVHDLMSSVLALEESTLDTDQVENLIKFCPTKEEMELLKGYNGEKEKLGRCEQFLMELMKVPRVESKLRVFSFKIQFRSQVSDLRKSLSVVNAASEEIRNSVKLKRIMQTILSLGNALNQGTARGSAIGFRLDSLLKLTETRARDKKMTLMHYLCKVLVDKLPEVLDFSKDLSNLDPATKIQLKFLAEEMQTINKGLEKVVQELSTAENDGPISETFRKKLKEFLGSAEAEVRSLASLYSSVGRSVDALILYFGEDPSRCPFEQGCSTKPMKKTASS